AGATGATCCTTCCCAGGCAGTTAGTTTTGCTTTGGCAACAACTAGAAGTCGATGGCAAGAGGAAGCTCGCATTCTATTCAGTAGCACCTACCCTGAAAAGACTCAACGCGTTGTCAATTCACTCTTGAAAATTCTCGTACCCCCAGCTCTCGAGGAGCAAAAACAAcgggagaaggaaatggaagaagaagctaaacgaagagaggaagaacgTGCTGAACGTGAGCGCATCGCtaaggaagaggaagaaaaagagcgcAAGcgaaaggaggaggaagaaactaCCCGCCAGCAACAGGAAAGGGAACAGCAAGTAGCCGAACGAGAGGCGTCGGGCACTGCCCCAGAACCTATGGATGACGTTCAGCAGACCGAAGCTACCCTCGAAGCCAGCACTGCAGTTCAACCTGCCCAACCTGAACCAGGCCCAGCCGAACCAGCTCGCCGTGTTCATACAACCATAAGGGGCCGCCAGGTTGACATTACGGGGATGGAAATTGACCCGGAATATCTTGAAGCTTTGCCTGAGGATCTGCGGGAGGAAGTGATCATGCAACAATTAGCGGAGCAGCGCTCTCAGGCAGCCGCTGCCGGCGAAGAGCCCAGTGAAATCAACCCCGAGTTCCTTGAGGCATTGCCTCCTGAGATTCGTGAAGAGCTactccaacaagaagcaGCCGACCGTCGACGTCGCGAACGTGAACATGCTCGTAGGCAAGCGGGAGCTGGCcctgctgccgctgctccTGCCCATGCTGAGGAGATGGACCCGGCCAGCTTTCTGGCTACACTAGACCCGTCGTTACGTGAAGCTGTTCTCGCCGACCAGCCTGAAGAGATCCTTGCGACTCTTGGGCCTGAATATGTTACAGAAGCGCGAGCCGTTTCAGGAGCGAGAGGGCGACTGGCACAGTTTGGCGATATTCCCCGAATGGATCATCGCCAACACAGGACAGAACAAGTTGATGATCAAGAGCCCAAGAAACAGCAACGCCGCCAGATAGTGCAAATGTTGGATAAAGCTGGCGTTGCTACATTGCTTCGCTTGATGTTCATGCCCCTTCAAGGCAATGCGCGCCACCAACTAAATGACATCCTTCATAATGTCTGTGAGAATCGCCAGAACAGGATTGAAGTTATCAGTCTTCTGCTTTCCGTTTTACAGGATGGAAGCACCGACGTTTCTGCGATCGAACGTAGTTTTGCTCAACTTTCCCTACGTGCCAAATCTCCCGCCATCCAGAAAACTCCCCAGCCCGTCAAACGAAGTCTCGGGCTCCAGTCCTCGAATGTCAGCAACGACGTCACTCCGATAATGGTCGTCCAGCAATGCTTAGGGACACTTTCATTTTTGTCTCAATACAACCCCCACATTGCGTGGTTCTTTTTGACAGAGCACGACCCCGCCTCTGCCTTAAAGTTGAAGGCACTCCGCAAAGGCAAGGGGAAGGAGAACAAAGCTAACAAATTTGCACTCAACGCCTTGCTTTCGCTGCTAGATCGGAAACTGATACTGGAAAGTCCTAACTGTATGGAGCAACTTTCAAGTCTATTGGCAAGCATCACGCAACCCCTTACTTTACTCCTTCGCcgcgagaaagaaaaacaagcggaggaagaaaagggtaAACAGCCCGAGTCTACCGAAGTTGAGCAGTCTGCGGAGCGTCAAGAGGGAACAGGCCCCAGCGAGACCACAGAAAATGCGAACGCCGTGGCAGACACAAATATGACCGATGCCCCTGCTGTTGAAGGTGGAAACTCGCAAGGCGCCACGGCACCAACGCAGCCTCAAAAGGAAACTTCCACAGATGTCAAGACGGAAACTAAAAAGGGtgacgacgagaagaagaagagaactaTCGAGCCCCCAATTATTCCAGATTTCAATTTGAAGCTGGTGGTTCATGTCCTCGCGGCCCGAGAGTGCAATGGAAAGATTTTCCGAGATGCTCTTtccaccatcaacaatctTTCCGCCGTTCCTGGCGCTCGAGACACTATTGGTAACGAGCTTGTCAGCCAGGCACAAACCCTGAGCACCACTATCCTACTCGACCTAGATGAGTTAATATCCCACGTTCATGAAGCCCAAAATGGCACGGATATGCAAGGTCTAGCACTCGCAAAATTCTCCCCAGCGAGCTCTGATCAGGCTAAGCTACTTCGTGTTCTGACGGCGCTTGATTACCTTTTTGATCCCAGCCGTGCGGACAAGTCCAGAGGAAATGAGCTTGAGGGCCCAGCTAAAGATGTCCTTCAGACATTATACGAGAGTTCAACGTTTGGGCCGTTATGGACGAGGCTTAGTGAATGTTTGACCCTTATCCGTAAAAAGGAGAATATGATGAATGTGGCAACAATCCTTCTGCCTCTGGTCGAAGCTTTGATGGTCGTTTGCAAAAACACTACGCTCAAAGATACTTCCCATGCCCGCAACAGCCGGGAACTGTCTGTGTCAAGCGGTTCCGGTGATCCAAACGTGAGCATGGGGAGCTTATTCTTCAAATTCACCGAGGAACACCGCAAGATTCTCAACGAATTAGTCCGACAGAACCCACGATTGATGAGCGGCACGTTCTCTTTACTGGTCAAAAACCCTAAAGTACTGGAGTTTGACAACAAGCGCAACTACTTCACCCGCAGGGTACATTCACGGGGGGCTGaacctcgccatcctcacccaCCTCTTCAGCTCGCTGTGCGGAGAGACCAGGTCTTCTTGGACTCGTTCAGGTCTCTGTACTTCAAGTCCGCGGATGAGCTCAAACACGGCAAATTGAATGTGCGTTTccatggtgaagaaggtgttGATGCTGGCGGCGTGACGAGAGAGTGGTTCCAGGTTCTCGCTCGCGGCATGTTCAACCCAGACTACGCGCTTTTTATTCCTGTTGCCGCAGACAGAACCACGTTCCACCCCAACCGCTTGAGTGCTATTAACCCTGAGCACCTCatgttcttcaagttcattgGCCGGATCATCGCTAAGGCGCTATACGAGGGACGTGTGCTTGACTGTCATTTCAGCCGAGCAGTCTACAAGTGCATCCTCGGCCGCAACGTGTCAATCAAGGACATGGAGACCCTTGATTTAGACTATTACAAGTCTCTTCTTTGGATGTTAGAAAACGATATCACGGACATCATTACCGAGACTTTCGCCTTGGAGACGGATGCATTTGGTGAGAAACAGGTTATTGACCTCATTGAGAACGGACGAAATATTCCTGTGACACAGGAGAACAAGGAGGAGTATGTGCAAAAGGTTGTTGACTACCGACTGGTTGTGTCTGTTAAAGAACAGCTGGACAATTTCCTCAAAGGCTTCCATGAAATCATACCTCCCGAGCtgatctccatcttcaatgaACAAGAATTGGAGCTATTGATTTCTGGACTTCCCGaagttgaggttgatgattGGAAGGCAAACACCGAGTACCACAACTACTCGGCCTCGTCACCGCAGATTCAATGGTTCTGGCGAGCCGTACGCTCATTCGACAAGGAAGAACGGGCCAAGTTGCTACAGTTCGTTACTGGTACCAGCAAAGTACCCCTCAACGGTTtcaaggagttggagggcATGAACGGTGTGAGCCGATTCAACATCCATCGCGACTATGGAAACAAAGATCGCTTGCCAAGCTCGCATACGTGCTTCAACCGTAAGTTTCCCATCTTCACCAGACGGTTAGTTTCTGAGTATGTGCTAATTATAATGAACAGAACTTGATCTTCCGGAGTACGATAGCTACGAGACATTGCGGCAGCGTTTGCACACCGCAATCACTACTGGCAGTGAATATTTCGGGTTTGCATAAGCCGGTGGCTATTTGCTGCTATTTTTGCtgtggttttcttttttgttaATTCTAATGCCCCAAGCATTCGACGGCGTTTTTGACACAtgtgtttttcttttcttttcttccgaTTATGTTTTCCATGTATCTATGTATGCAACCCGCTTATTGGCCATGACAGGAGCGAATGACTGAGATGCTCCTGCGGGACCAGTCGAAGTGCAGGTCGGCTGGCCGGGGAGACGGGCTCTAGATCGCTGTCCTCTTCCATGTATTTCAGCTGCGTTGTTTTCTGGAATCAAAAGCGCAATATTGTATGATGTTACGGTGGTCCAATTCTTCCGAGTCGTAGATTCTCCATTCCTAACCTACTCTATGGTGCAAAGCTGCATGCATAGTCACCATGGTGCCTTAGGGCGGCGAGCCGCGGCGCGAGTGGGGTCACGAGAATgcagcaaaaaaaaaagtcagGTGCCAACGGCGGGGAAATTCTTTGGTTTTTCGGAGACCATCAACGCTCTCCGCTCCCGACTCTGCTCATACTGTATTGCCATGTTAAATTCTTTTTAGTCGGTTCGATATCCACCGCATCTTTCGTATCCCTGGACCTTTTGCTCCGGCCTATCGCTTGGACTTTGGCTTCTCGCCCCCTCATCTACATAGAGTCATAATGGCGTCGAATTCTATCAAGCTTTTGACCGGCAACAGCCATCCGGAGCTGGCCAATTTGGTCGCAGATAGGTGCGGTAACCTTCATATGTTGCAGGCTTTCTACTCTCAGGAATTTTCGACTAACTGAATCAATTGATCGATAGGCTCGGAATTGAATTGACCAAGATTATGGTTCTACAATACTCGAACCAGGAAACGAGCGTAACGATCGGAGAGAGTGTCCGAGATGAGGACGGTATGGGCCCCTTACCGGCTGTCTCATAGCCCTGAGGCTTTTTTTTGGGGCAATTGAAAGTTGACTGGCGTCTTTGTCCGTCGGTTATAGTATTCATCTTGCAGTCGACCCGACCGAACGATATCAACGACGGATTAATGGAACTTCTTATCATGATCAATGCCTGCAAGACCGCTTCTGCGCGACGCATTACTGCTGTTATTCCAAACTTCCCCTACGCCCGCCAggacaagaaagacaagagtCGTGCGCCAATTACAGCCAAACTCATGGCGAATATGCTGCAGACGGCTGGCTGCAACCATGTTATCACCATGGATCTCCATGCCAGCCAGATCCAGGGCTTTTTTAACGTTCCCGTTGACAACCTGTATGCGGAGCCTAGTATGCTCAAGTGGATCCGGGAGAATCTTGATGTGAGCAACTGTGTGATCGTGAGTCCCGATGCTGGTGGTGCCAAACGGTAAGTGGATAATATACACTGCAGTTCTACGTTATACCCCAAATGCCAGGCCTGTATTAACTCTTTGGATTCTAGAGCGACTGCCATCGCCGACCGGTTGGATCTACAATTTGCATTGATCCATAAGGAGCGTCCACGTCCGAACGAAGTCTCACGCATGGTCCTTGTTGGTAGCGTGAAAGATAAGGTGGCTATCATCGTTGATGATATGGCCGATACTTGCGGAACCCTCGTCAAGGCAGCCGATACAGTTATGCAGCACGGTGCTAGGGAAGTCAACGCAATCGTCGTACACGGTATCCTCTCCGGTAAAGCCATTGACAATGTGAACAACAGCTGCCTGAAGCGGATAGTTGTGACCAACACCGTCCCCCaccaagagaagaaggaagttTGCGACAAGATTGAGACCATAGATATCAGCCCGACACTTGCAGAGGCTTGCCGCCGTACGCACAACGGCGAGTCTGTGAGTTTCCTATTTTCTCACACGGTTGCCTAAGGTTCCCAttcatttcttttctcgGATTGTACAAGGTTTTTGAGAGCCCCACGGGACATTGTCAATTGCCTTTCGTTTGTCTACTCTTCCATACAACTGCAAGTAATGAAGTAtgaacaagaaagaaaactTTAGAAGATTTGTTCGATCAGATCGAAAAGTTGATGGCGCCATTGTTTTTCCCTTTACCAACTAGGTTACGAGTTGATGCATCTGTGTATATACCTTGTTATGCTGCCGGAGTTCTTTGTATATGTgtttttgttcttgttgcACCTAGAAACGTTCCAATTTATGGTTAAATCAAAATTTATCTATCCGTGGGCGCATTGATGATGTAATCCTCTACAATGGCTTCATCAATATGCTAGTTGTTATATAAATCCTATTTTATCTTTTGGGGGCAGACCTGATATATTGGTGCTGTGGAGACTTTGCTTCTTTTGGGTTAATAAATCGAAGACCCGTCAAGGTATTTGTTGGATTCGAGACAACAGTGGACACCTTTCTACGGTGCCCCCAATAGGCGGAGAAAACTGGGAGCCTTTCTGACTATTAAGTACCTAATCGTGTTGGGCGATGTCGGCCTCCAGAAGCGGCTTTGAAACCCTACGTCCAGTGTGCTTCATTCAGAGCACCCTACAAAAATCGTCAAAGCCCATGCTACGACCGAGATATCTAAACCCCTTGCACACTACAATAACGCGAACGATATTCGAGCTTAGTAGGTCATGAAATAATGCGTTTTGATTTTTATTTTGTCCACAGTCCAGCatgaagaaaaaaggaaaagagatcTATGAAAGATCGACACGGCTTGCGCACTCCTCTCGCCCCCCGAGGTCTCGTTTGCAGATTCAAGGCTCTTTTCCCTCCCAAAAAGAGCTTCCATAACCAGCTTCATGTTACTACCTTGGCTTCTTTTttacaaaaaaaaaaatatttggGGAAGAGGTAGGTATTGACCGTCGTTGTCTTGAGATTTCTTTATCCTTTTTgcatttcctttcctttccctaGCCATAACAGAGACGTACGTAACCCGACCATTAGAAACCCCTcggagaaagaaagaattgAAACCAAAACACCCTTTACTTCCTCATGGAAGATGCCCGTCGCTTGCGGagctcgtccttcttggccttctcctcgtgGACACGGCTGGCGAGGAGCTTGGCGTAGTCGTTACTGGATACATGTTAGTAGGGACGCTTTATATGGAATTTATGGACGGGGAAAGCTTACGCAGCCTCGCGAGCAGACTCGGAACGGCGGCGCTTGAGAGCGATTCTGTGACGCTTGCGCTGGAGACGCTGGGGAGTGACCAGACGCTGGATCTTGGGGGCCTTGGTGTAGTCcttcttgccctccttgGTGACAGTGCGGCGGATGACGAACTTGCGGACGTCGTCCTTCTTGTCGAGACCGAAGAAGCTGCGGATCTTGGTGGCACGCTTGGGTCCGAGTCTCTTGGGGACAACGGTGTCGGTGAGACCGGgaacctcaccctcaccctgcttgatgatgctgagGGCAAGGACGGCAAGGTCGAGACCGGTGATGGCACCACGGATACTCTTGCGCTTGCGCTCACCAGTGCGGCGGGGGCGGTAGCAGCTGTGGCcgtcggcgaggaggagacgggTACGGGTGGGGAGGAGAACTGTAGGGAACGTGtgagttttcttttctttgtcgTGATAGTATTGTTTTCTTGACGGCGATTCGTTACATACCACCCTGCTTCATGGGGAAACCTGTAAATCAAAAATAACGTTAGCCATTTGAACTTGTTGTTATCATTTCAATAATTCCCCCGCAACACGTGTTCAAAATTACGGTGTCAAGTCCACCGTTCACGCCAGAGGTCCAAGTTGTAGCCAAATATCGAGAAAAAGTCCAGTCGTACCTTGCTTGTCGTTACCACCAGTGATCTTGAAGAGGTAACCCTTGAATTCGTCACCGAGAGAGTCGCCGGGGACCTATGAAACCAGAAAGACGCCGCAATCAGCCACTCCAATTCATATTCATTTATTGTGCGTGTTCctcaatttctttttttgctttgGCGTAGAACGGATGTGTAGCTCGGGGATAGAGGACTAACTTCGGTGCCCATGCGCTTCTCCATGAAAGGACGAAGCTTGCGTTCATCGTCGATTTCGACGATCTTCTGCGACCCATTGGCCGGGTAGGAAATGTTGAGCTTCATCTTGACGGTGATGCGCGGTCAAGACGGAGGGCGCGGATTGTCGACGGTCGAAGTGGTGCGTTCGGTCGTTCAAGCGAGAGACAAGTGTGGATTTTTGTGTCGATTACCCTTTGGTGTAGCGAGAATTCGGTCTGTGGGTGGCTGACTCAGCGGCTAGCCCAGGAGGGTTTAGGCGCCTCGGTAGGGCTCTTAGTCATCTGACGCCTGGGGCATCAACGAACGGCCCCTGTCGCCCTCAGGCATCAGCCTGAAACTAACTGGATTTGATGTGAAGATCGTCAGTCCAGTGTCTCACGAGCCACTCCCCCGTCTCATCCTTTGTATAGAGGGCCTGGTTCCATATTATTGCATCTGTATGGattctcaatctcctcataATCGACAtaattcttcttctgtttatCGCGCAACTACTAGCTACATATCGCCATCTGATACGTACGTAGTCAAGTGACGCAATGCAGCCAATTTGAGCCGGCCGCTTAATTATTCTCCAGACTGAGCAAGTCCATAATGGCCTCCCTAGAACCCTGTCTCtctcccttttctttctcctctgtGCTTCTCCTGGGGCATGTAAATGTCCACTCGCTCGGCCTATTATTGTTAGGATTCCTTTGCCCTTATTCACCACCCCTTAATCCTCAACTGCCCAATTTCTCTCCCCCCCTTTGTTCAAACACCGCTCGCCGTCGCTCACGCGACACTCTAACAATCCGGACCATCTCCGGTTCTCAGCCTATCATCGACTTTTCCTCCTGGAAACAATATCGCTGGATCAGCGGCCCGCATAATCCAGCTTGTTAGATTTTGGTCTGATATAATTGGGGCCTACAACAAAGAAAACCCCGCCGACCTCCGATTCTCAATACTCGGCCCCGAGCCTGATCGGCGCTCTCAGTCGTTTCTTTGGATACGTACGCGCTTTGCCTCCTCAATACGCGCCCGAAAATGAGGCTTGCTAGCAAGTTTCACATCGTTTGCGCCTTCGCGGTGTTTagtattcttctttcttccttgtttctCGGCTCGCAGCGTTTCTACTACCGAAGGGTCGGCGCAGCGAACCAGCCAATTGTGGATTTCCAagccgcagcctcctcagACCATCGACTGGTCGTTTTTGGTGATACATGGAGCGACAATAATGCCAAAGAGGTCCAGGGTGGCAGAGTCTGGACTGACTGGTTGTGCTCTTCGGTGAGTCTTGACCGAAGCCGGATATATCGGATGCCCCAGAAATAAGCTAACTGAGTGATGTCCGTAGTTCTCGTGCCATCATGAGAATCTTGCGCAGACTGCTAAGTCTTTGAGAGGAACCTACGTTGGCTCTGTCGTGGAAAATGAGGAGCTTCCCGGCGCAGTGGGCAGCCTATACAAGCCCCCAGTTGCCGATTTCAAGACGCAGGTCAAACAGTGGCTGGCAGCAGAGGCAAAGGCTGTCCAGAATCTAGACGAGAACGCGATTCATGACCGTCACAATCGCACCATTTTGGTGGTTTCCTTTGGGGTCTGGGATCTGTGGAATATGATAGAAAAGGACTACGAGACAGCAACCAAGGCAGTTGATCACAGCGTCAAAATCATTATGGAACAGTTAGATATGCTGTCTGAGAACTGGGGCAGTGACGACCTCAAGATCATCTTGACCTTGGTTCCGGATGTAACCTTCCTTCCAGCTTTCCGTCCGCTTGGGGATCAGCATGTTTCTCAGCACAAGGAGGCCGTTAAGCTCGTTGCGCATTGGAACAGTGAGCTGAAAGGCGCAGTGGAGAAATGGGGTAAAGGCACGATTTATCTGTTCGATACTGAGGCGTTCCTTGTTGATCTCATCCGGGACCGCCAGCTCTACTCGATGGGTATTGAAGAATCCAACGGACTGGGTAGGAACCAAGATCCTGGGTGGGAAAATGTTGAGGGTGCATGCGTTGAAAGCAAGCAGCAATGGGTAGTTACATCAGAGATCAAACGATGCGAAACCCCGGACAAGTACCTATTTTGGTAAGACGAAGGCATTGCCCTGTCTCATTTGAGGAGCCCGACTGACGTATGGTAGGAATGAGATGCATCTCGGCCCCTCCGCGCACCGACTCATGGGCACAGAAGTGTTTCGTGGTATTGAGGAGATGTGGCTCCGGTAGCGCAGGATGTGGATCTCTGAATGAGACTCGAGTCCCAAAGTTTCTCTTCAGAGGCACTGAGTATGTACCTGTACCAACCGAACAGCAAATGGCCGGCCCTGGAAAGGAGTATGGGCTATGAGGAATGGTCGGGCTCCGCCAACCGACTCAAATATGAGCGAAGAGCCGCATCTCCGGAAGGAATGGCTTAAGAAGCCGATCTCAGTACTTCTGATTACTGAGCATTAATAGGTCTTAGACATGGTGTTCACCAAAACTTGGTTGTAGGCGCGCCGAGATGatggccagcagcagggataAACGTGGATATGTGGCACGGTAGTATGCCAGCGAAAGAGCACTGAAGACCGTGGAGACCAAG
Above is a window of Aspergillus puulaauensis MK2 DNA, chromosome 2, nearly complete sequence DNA encoding:
- a CDS encoding ribose-phosphate diphosphokinase (COG:F;~EggNog:ENOG410PGG8;~InterPro:IPR029057,IPR000836,IPR000842,IPR029099, IPR005946;~PFAM:PF00156,PF14572,PF13793;~go_function: GO:0000287 - magnesium ion binding [Evidence IEA];~go_function: GO:0004749 - ribose phosphate diphosphokinase activity [Evidence IEA];~go_process: GO:0009116 - nucleoside metabolic process [Evidence IEA];~go_process: GO:0009156 - ribonucleoside monophosphate biosynthetic process [Evidence IEA];~go_process: GO:0009165 - nucleotide biosynthetic process [Evidence IEA];~go_process: GO:0044249 - cellular biosynthetic process [Evidence IEA]) is translated as MASNSIKLLTGNSHPELANLVADRLGIELTKIMVLQYSNQETSVTIGESVRDEDVFILQSTRPNDINDGLMELLIMINACKTASARRITAVIPNFPYARQDKKDKSRAPITAKLMANMLQTAGCNHVITMDLHASQIQGFFNVPVDNLYAEPSMLKWIRENLDVSNCVIVSPDAGGAKRATAIADRLDLQFALIHKERPRPNEVSRMVLVGSVKDKVAIIVDDMADTCGTLVKAADTVMQHGAREVNAIVVHGILSGKAIDNVNNSCLKRIVVTNTVPHQEKKEVCDKIETIDISPTLAEACRRTHNGESVSFLFSHTVA
- the RPS6 gene encoding 40S ribosomal protein eS6 (COG:J;~EggNog:ENOG410PHTT;~InterPro:IPR014401,IPR018282,IPR001377;~PFAM:PF01092;~go_component: GO:0005840 - ribosome [Evidence IEA];~go_function: GO:0003735 - structural constituent of ribosome [Evidence IEA];~go_process: GO:0006412 - translation [Evidence IEA]); the protein is MKLNISYPANGSQKIVEIDDERKLRPFMEKRMGTEVPGDSLGDEFKGYLFKITGGNDKQGFPMKQGVLLPTRTRLLLADGHSCYRPRRTGERKRKSIRGAITGLDLAVLALSIIKQGEGEVPGLTDTVVPKRLGPKRATKIRSFFGLDKKDDVRKFVIRRTVTKEGKKDYTKAPKIQRLVTPQRLQRKRHRIALKRRRSESAREAANDYAKLLASRVHEEKAKKDELRKRRASSMRK
- a CDS encoding uncharacterized protein (COG:S;~EggNog:ENOG410PT07;~InterPro:IPR036514), whose product is MRLASKFHIVCAFAVFSILLSSLFLGSQRFYYRRVGAANQPIVDFQAAASSDHRLVVFGDTWSDNNAKEVQGGRVWTDWLCSSFSCHHENLAQTAKSLRGTYVGSVVENEELPGAVGSLYKPPVADFKTQVKQWLAAEAKAVQNLDENAIHDRHNRTILVVSFGVWDLWNMIEKDYETATKAVDHSVKIIMEQLDMLSENWGSDDLKIILTLVPDVTFLPAFRPLGDQHVSQHKEAVKLVAHWNSELKGAVEKWGKGTIYLFDTEAFLVDLIRDRQLYSMGIEESNGLGRNQDPGWENVEGACVESKQQWVVTSEIKRCETPDKYLFWNEMHLGPSAHRLMGTEVFRGIEEMWLR